In the genome of Nitrospira japonica, one region contains:
- a CDS encoding type IV pilus modification PilV family protein: protein MTKRPSTNDCAGSSFTEVLVAMAILPLVLMGAIGAFHVADKIITLGTMSSRALAMAQARIEAKRSVRWERILMDDLNHDGMFESVMHDDGQNGDLVGGDGVYSATAEKEGVSLMWTVTPSRTGRLSGAGYVVIESRAIYETNQGHREIKLIAIRANPVYVGE from the coding sequence GTGACGAAGCGACCAAGTACGAACGATTGCGCCGGATCGAGCTTTACGGAGGTCTTGGTTGCTATGGCGATCCTGCCGTTGGTGCTGATGGGAGCCATCGGAGCTTTCCACGTGGCCGACAAAATCATTACGTTGGGGACGATGTCCAGTCGGGCTTTAGCGATGGCCCAAGCCCGAATCGAAGCAAAGCGCTCGGTACGATGGGAGCGGATTCTCATGGACGACCTCAATCATGACGGCATGTTCGAGAGTGTCATGCATGATGACGGACAGAACGGCGACCTGGTGGGCGGGGATGGAGTCTACTCAGCAACCGCAGAAAAGGAAGGCGTCTCCCTCATGTGGACGGTCACACCGAGTCGAACAGGACGCTTGTCGGGAGCGGGCTACGTTGTGATCGAAAGCCGAGCGATCTACGAGACGAACCAAGGGCATCGGGAAATCAAGCTGATCGCCATCAGAGCCAATCCTGTCTACGTGGGCGAATAG
- a CDS encoding GspH/FimT family pseudopilin encodes MPSVHVLRPNAQERGASLTEVLMVMVILALVAALAGPSYKAAIARAQARSVAAEIASGLRLTRQLAMSRRERLLVQFDQARRALTFMRADSGDVLDEYQYADKGVMLDVPSAGPNVLFYPSGRSATATTIAIVDHMGRRITLTVSITGRVSLS; translated from the coding sequence ATGCCGTCTGTACATGTCCTAAGACCGAATGCGCAAGAACGCGGAGCAAGCCTGACTGAAGTATTGATGGTCATGGTGATCCTCGCGCTCGTGGCGGCACTGGCGGGACCAAGCTACAAGGCGGCGATTGCAAGAGCACAAGCCAGGTCCGTGGCCGCTGAGATCGCATCAGGGCTTCGTCTGACCAGACAATTGGCAATGTCCAGGCGGGAGCGATTGCTTGTGCAGTTCGATCAAGCTCGCCGAGCTCTTACCTTCATGCGCGCGGATTCGGGAGATGTGCTTGATGAGTATCAGTATGCCGATAAGGGAGTCATGCTGGATGTGCCAAGCGCTGGACCGAACGTCCTGTTCTATCCGAGCGGGCGATCGGCTACCGCAACGACCATTGCCATAGTTGATCACATGGGAAGACGAATCACGTTGACGGTGAGCATTACCGGACGCGTGTCCCTCTCGTGA
- a CDS encoding prepilin peptidase: MDVYLYVVVAVLGCLVGSFLNVCIFRLPRGESIVWPGSHCPACGTPIRSYDNIPVLSYLYLGGRCRACHGEIPPRYPLVEAANAIGYVGILWFFGPGWPAVLYGILFSALLVVVGTDLSHQIIPDAITLPGVVVGLLGAVTVLPVGWVNALLGIIIGGGILWVLAWISPYLFGKEGMGGGDIKLLAMIGAFLGWKPALLTIMIGSLTGSLIGLSLISFHLIKRDEYIPFGPFLAFGALVAMFFAQPILDWYQGLLGPS; the protein is encoded by the coding sequence ATGGATGTCTATCTGTATGTCGTAGTGGCTGTGCTGGGCTGTTTGGTTGGGAGTTTTTTGAATGTGTGTATTTTTCGACTCCCTCGTGGCGAGTCCATTGTTTGGCCTGGCTCGCATTGTCCGGCATGCGGAACTCCGATCCGATCCTATGACAATATTCCCGTATTGAGTTATCTCTACTTGGGAGGACGATGCCGAGCCTGTCACGGCGAGATTCCCCCGCGGTATCCCCTGGTGGAAGCGGCAAACGCGATTGGGTATGTGGGGATTCTCTGGTTTTTCGGTCCCGGATGGCCGGCCGTTCTCTATGGAATATTGTTCTCCGCCTTGCTGGTGGTAGTCGGTACCGACCTCTCACACCAGATTATTCCGGATGCCATTACATTGCCGGGGGTTGTGGTTGGGTTACTGGGAGCCGTTACCGTCTTGCCGGTAGGATGGGTAAACGCCCTTCTGGGAATTATTATCGGAGGGGGTATTCTTTGGGTTCTGGCATGGATCAGCCCTTATCTCTTTGGCAAGGAAGGCATGGGCGGGGGAGATATTAAGTTGTTGGCCATGATAGGAGCCTTTTTAGGGTGGAAGCCGGCTCTCTTAACCATCATGATTGGTTCTTTGACCGGATCCCTGATCGGTCTGTCTCTCATCAGCTTTCATCTGATCAAGCGGGATGAGTATATCCCGTTCGGACCGTTTCTTGCGTTTGGAGCACTCGTCGCGATGTTTTTTGCTCAACCCATTTTAGATTGGTACCAGGGTCTGCTCGGTCCTTCCTAA
- a CDS encoding LuxR C-terminal-related transcriptional regulator gives MTRASKAKPRSPLIDLTPPPRKKRPESLTSREQEILELIWAGFKNKEIGQRLKISVKTVEAHRANMMKKLRVSNTAQLLKTSIQGGMIRVR, from the coding sequence ATGACACGAGCGAGCAAGGCCAAACCCAGATCGCCCCTCATCGACTTGACTCCGCCCCCACGGAAAAAACGCCCGGAATCCTTGACCAGCCGGGAGCAAGAGATCCTCGAGTTGATCTGGGCTGGATTCAAAAACAAGGAGATCGGTCAACGGCTCAAGATCAGCGTCAAAACCGTCGAGGCGCATCGCGCCAATATGATGAAAAAGCTGCGAGTTTCCAATACAGCCCAGCTGTTGAAAACTTCGATCCAGGGCGGAATGATCAGGGTTCGGTAG
- the rlmB gene encoding 23S rRNA (guanosine(2251)-2'-O)-methyltransferase RlmB: MVPADGNDEPSELLYGLHAVREALRAGVRPIQRLLVLRQDRQFGDVVQRAKEKRIPVQLGPAAAFDRLVPGGKHQGVIAFVAAKAYVALDEILESARARNEPPFLLLLDGVEDPHNLGAVLRTAEAAGVHGICIPERRAVGLTSVVAKVSAGAIDHMPVSRASNLTRCIEDLKKAGIWVYGVEPSAEKIYTETDLTGPLAIVVGGEGEGIRPGVRKECDELLRIPMMGKVESLNVSAAVSVVLFEAVRQRNRKRMAVPTEP, from the coding sequence ATGGTACCAGCCGATGGAAACGATGAACCCTCCGAGCTCCTCTACGGATTGCACGCGGTTCGAGAGGCTCTCAGGGCCGGTGTCAGGCCGATCCAGCGTCTTCTGGTTTTAAGGCAGGATCGCCAGTTTGGCGACGTGGTCCAACGGGCCAAGGAGAAGCGAATCCCGGTTCAACTTGGGCCGGCTGCCGCATTCGATCGTCTTGTCCCGGGCGGAAAGCATCAAGGGGTCATCGCGTTTGTCGCGGCGAAGGCTTACGTCGCTTTGGACGAGATCCTCGAATCAGCCCGCGCGCGCAACGAGCCTCCGTTCCTTCTCCTTCTTGACGGAGTCGAAGATCCCCACAATCTCGGTGCGGTGCTGCGCACGGCGGAGGCAGCCGGCGTTCACGGGATATGCATACCGGAGCGGCGGGCGGTGGGCCTGACGTCCGTCGTGGCGAAGGTCTCCGCCGGCGCGATTGATCATATGCCGGTCTCACGGGCTTCGAATCTCACCCGGTGCATTGAAGACTTGAAGAAAGCCGGAATCTGGGTATATGGGGTGGAACCCTCGGCGGAGAAGATTTACACAGAAACCGATTTGACGGGTCCGCTTGCGATCGTCGTGGGTGGCGAAGGAGAGGGCATCCGACCCGGAGTACGGAAGGAATGTGACGAATTGCTGAGAATCCCCATGATGGGGAAGGTCGAATCGTTGAATGTCTCTGCTGCGGTGTCGGTTGTGCTGTTCGAAGCCGTGCGGCAGCGAAACAGAAAGCGGATGGCTGTTCCTACCGAACCCTGA